A section of the Pimelobacter simplex genome encodes:
- a CDS encoding TadE/TadG family type IV pilus assembly protein → MTRPGRATRLGRAGSQRGTALVDLTLVTLVLLPVVLGIVQVALVLHVRTTLAAAASEGARLAATADRDPADGVARTREVVATSLSGRYARDVTARRVLVDGAPGVEITVRAVVPALGLGGPGVELAVTGRAVSEVFEAAPP, encoded by the coding sequence GTGACCCGGCCCGGTCGAGCGACCCGGCTCGGTCGGGCGGGGAGCCAGCGCGGTACCGCCCTGGTCGACCTGACCCTGGTCACGCTCGTGCTGCTGCCGGTGGTGCTCGGGATCGTCCAGGTCGCCCTCGTCCTCCACGTCCGTACGACGCTCGCCGCCGCCGCGTCGGAGGGAGCCCGGCTCGCGGCGACCGCCGACCGCGACCCGGCCGACGGCGTCGCCCGGACCCGCGAGGTCGTCGCGACCTCGCTCTCGGGCCGCTACGCCCGCGACGTCACCGCCCGCCGAGTCCTCGTCGACGGGGCGCCGGGGGTGGAGATCACCGTCCGCGCCGTGGTCCCGGCGCTCGGCCTCGGCGGACCCGGTGTCGAGCTCGCCGTGACCGGCCGCGCAGTGTCCGAGGTCTTCGAGGCGGCGCCGCCGTGA